The following are from one region of the Hymenobacter sp. YIM 151858-1 genome:
- the pfkA gene encoding 6-phosphofructokinase, whose protein sequence is MKRIGVFTSGGDAPGMNACIRAVVRTALYHGIEVYGIMRGYSGMIKGEIVRLDTTSVANIVQRGGTILKSARSQKFLTKEGRQQAFDQLVNHKIEGLVAIGGNGTFTGAMKFEEEFGIPTVGAPGTIDNDLFGTDYTIGYDTAVNTALDAIDKIRDTADSHDRAFFVEVMGRDSGYIAIPCAIGGGAEIVLVPEQQQSIDTVIETLQTARKRQKSSFLIIVAEGDEEGNATIIANKVKEAIPEMDARVTVIGHIQRGGAPSAADRLLASQIGIAAVEGLVNGMRNVMAGIVDRKLVYTPFHDTIYKKKLINQGFMRMVEILSV, encoded by the coding sequence ATGAAACGCATCGGAGTGTTTACGAGCGGTGGCGACGCGCCCGGCATGAACGCGTGCATCCGCGCCGTTGTGCGCACGGCCCTCTACCACGGCATTGAAGTTTACGGGATTATGCGCGGCTACTCGGGCATGATCAAAGGCGAAATCGTGCGGCTCGACACCACTTCGGTGGCCAACATCGTGCAGCGCGGCGGCACCATTCTCAAGTCGGCCCGCTCGCAGAAGTTCCTGACCAAGGAGGGCCGGCAGCAGGCGTTCGATCAGCTTGTCAACCACAAAATCGAGGGCCTGGTAGCCATCGGCGGCAACGGTACTTTTACCGGGGCCATGAAGTTTGAGGAGGAGTTCGGCATCCCGACCGTAGGCGCGCCCGGCACCATCGACAACGACCTGTTCGGCACCGATTACACCATCGGTTATGACACGGCCGTGAACACCGCCCTCGACGCCATCGACAAAATCCGCGACACGGCCGACTCGCACGACCGCGCCTTTTTTGTGGAGGTGATGGGCCGCGACTCGGGCTACATTGCCATTCCGTGCGCCATTGGCGGCGGGGCCGAAATCGTGCTGGTGCCCGAGCAGCAGCAAAGCATCGACACGGTGATTGAAACGCTGCAAACCGCCCGCAAGCGCCAGAAGTCGTCGTTCCTGATTATCGTGGCCGAAGGCGACGAGGAAGGCAACGCCACCATTATTGCCAACAAGGTGAAGGAGGCCATTCCGGAAATGGACGCCCGCGTAACCGTGATTGGCCACATTCAGCGGGGCGGCGCGCCCTCGGCCGCCGACCGCCTGCTGGCCTCGCAAATCGGCATTGCGGCCGTGGAAGGCCTCGTGAACGGCATGCGCAACGTGATGGCCGGCATCGTGGACCGCAAACTGGTGTACACCCCCTTCCACGATACCATCTACAAAAAGAAGCTCATCAACCAGGGCTTTATGCGCATGGTCGAGATTCTGTCGGTGTAA
- a CDS encoding tellurite resistance TerB family protein — MFGFFESEQSKKVRSHIHNLASLARVDGHIDEREMNFLVSVGKKNGLSSSDVRSVVAQAQQHSLTLPDNDSERFDQIFDLVDMMLADGVVDDNEMDFCIDMAEKLGFRKAIVGVLVRKISMGVRDGLPREQIKNESESFLNFKGEGTAAHGRGL; from the coding sequence ATGTTTGGTTTCTTCGAAAGCGAACAATCCAAGAAAGTACGCAGCCACATTCACAATCTGGCTTCGCTGGCCCGGGTTGATGGCCACATCGACGAGCGGGAAATGAACTTCCTGGTGTCGGTGGGGAAGAAAAACGGGCTGAGCTCCAGCGACGTGCGCAGCGTGGTGGCGCAGGCGCAGCAGCACAGCCTCACCCTGCCCGATAACGACTCGGAACGCTTTGATCAGATCTTCGACCTGGTGGACATGATGCTGGCCGACGGCGTGGTCGACGACAACGAAATGGATTTCTGCATCGACATGGCCGAGAAACTCGGTTTCCGCAAGGCCATTGTGGGCGTGCTGGTGCGCAAAATCTCGATGGGCGTGCGCGACGGCCTGCCCCGCGAGCAAATCAAAAATGAATCGGAATCCTTCCTGAATTTCAAGGGCGAAGGCACCGCCGCGCACGGCCGCGGGCTGTAG
- a CDS encoding aspartate aminotransferase family protein: protein MLTPRQLFLRHQAQTSDFPLLLEIERAEGVWMYSPDGRRILDLISGIGVSNVGHRHPRVLQAIQQQLDKYLHLMVYGELVQAPPAELAHALHQTLPPALDNVYFVNSGTEAVEGALKLAKRHTGRTELISCHNAYHGSTQGALSVNGSEGFKRSYRPLLPDVRHIRYNHLPDLEQITTRTAAVIVETVQGEAGVRVPLHDYLGHLRRRCTEVGALLILDEIQCGFGRTGTFWAFEQFGIEPDILLTAKGMGGGMPIGAFISRQEIMQGFKTNPILGHCTTFGGHPVSCAASLATLRTILDDHLLAGVPGKAARFRQQLVHPAIRAVRGQGLMMAVEFESFGVLKPIIDHALAHEGILTDWFLFCDNSLRLAPPLTIADDEIDYACAALLRAIDAVVQP from the coding sequence ATGCTTACTCCTCGCCAGCTCTTTCTGCGCCACCAGGCCCAAACCTCCGACTTCCCGCTGCTGCTCGAAATTGAGCGCGCCGAAGGCGTATGGATGTACTCGCCCGATGGCCGCCGCATTCTCGATCTGATTTCGGGCATTGGCGTGAGCAACGTGGGGCACCGCCACCCGCGCGTGCTGCAAGCCATTCAGCAACAGCTCGATAAGTACTTGCACCTGATGGTGTACGGCGAGCTGGTGCAGGCGCCGCCGGCCGAGCTGGCCCACGCCCTGCACCAAACCCTGCCCCCGGCGCTCGACAACGTGTACTTCGTGAACTCGGGCACCGAGGCCGTGGAGGGCGCCCTCAAGCTGGCCAAGCGCCACACCGGCCGCACCGAGCTGATTAGCTGCCACAATGCCTACCACGGCTCCACGCAGGGCGCGCTGTCGGTAAACGGTTCCGAGGGCTTTAAGCGCAGCTACCGGCCGCTGCTGCCCGATGTGCGCCACATCCGCTACAATCACCTCCCCGACCTCGAGCAGATTACCACCCGCACCGCCGCCGTAATCGTGGAAACGGTGCAGGGCGAGGCCGGCGTGCGCGTGCCCCTGCACGACTACCTAGGGCACCTGCGCCGCCGCTGCACCGAGGTCGGCGCCTTGCTCATCCTCGATGAAATCCAGTGCGGATTCGGGCGCACGGGCACGTTTTGGGCGTTCGAGCAATTCGGCATCGAACCCGATATCCTCCTGACGGCCAAGGGTATGGGCGGCGGCATGCCCATCGGGGCGTTCATTTCGCGCCAGGAAATCATGCAGGGCTTCAAGACGAACCCCATCCTGGGGCACTGCACCACGTTTGGCGGGCACCCCGTGTCGTGCGCGGCCTCGCTGGCCACGCTGCGCACCATCCTCGACGACCACCTGCTGGCTGGCGTACCTGGCAAAGCCGCGCGCTTCCGGCAGCAGCTGGTGCACCCGGCTATTCGGGCGGTGCGCGGCCAGGGGCTGATGATGGCCGTGGAGTTCGAGTCGTTCGGGGTGCTCAAGCCCATCATCGACCACGCCCTCGCCCACGAAGGCATCCTGACGGACTGGTTCCTCTTCTGCGACAACTCCCTGCGCCTGGCCCCGCCCCTCACCATCGCCGACGACGAAATCGACTATGCCTGCGCCGCCCTGCTGCGGGCCATCGATGCGGTGGTTCAGCCGTAG
- a CDS encoding RNA polymerase sigma factor, with translation MEDQEILLKFRDPTARNVAFNQLVRKYQQRVYWHVRKMVIDHDDADDLVQDVFVKVWNNLENFRADASLYTWIYRIATNECLNFLQSKRRKFFLPLNDVGAELSAKLEADDSLAGDEVELKLQKAILRLPDKQRMVFNLRYYDEMPYEQMAEVTGTSVGALKASYHHAVKKIEQYVNEASH, from the coding sequence TTGGAAGACCAGGAAATCCTCCTCAAGTTCCGGGACCCCACCGCCCGCAATGTGGCCTTCAACCAGCTGGTGCGCAAGTACCAGCAGCGGGTGTACTGGCACGTGCGCAAGATGGTTATCGACCACGACGATGCCGACGACCTCGTGCAGGACGTGTTCGTGAAGGTGTGGAACAACCTCGAAAACTTTCGGGCCGATGCCTCGCTCTACACCTGGATTTACCGCATTGCTACCAACGAGTGCCTGAACTTTCTGCAAAGCAAGCGGCGCAAGTTTTTCCTGCCGCTCAACGATGTGGGCGCCGAGCTATCGGCCAAGCTCGAAGCCGACGACAGCCTGGCCGGCGACGAGGTGGAGCTGAAGCTGCAGAAAGCCATTTTGCGCCTGCCCGATAAGCAGCGCATGGTGTTCAACCTGCGCTACTACGACGAAATGCCCTACGAACAAATGGCCGAGGTAACCGGCACCAGCGTGGGGGCCCTCAAGGCTTCGTACCACCACGCCGTCAAGAAGATCGAGCAATACGTAAACGAAGCCAGCCATTAA
- a CDS encoding transketolase family protein, giving the protein MKDFPYTEKKDTRSGFGAGLHELGQTNPNVVALCADLIGSLKMDAFVKDFPERFFQVGIAEANMMGLAAGLTIGGKIPFTGTFANFSTGRVYDQIRQSIAYSGKNVKICASHAGLTLGEDGATHQILEDVGMMKMLPGMTVINPCDYNQTKAATLAIADYEGPVYLRFGRPVVPNFTPADQKFEIGKALMLNEGTDVSIFATGHLVWKAILAGHLLAEKGINAEIINIHTIKPLDEEAVLQSVRKTRCVVTAEEHQMHGGLGDSIAQLLAREEPLPLEMVAVNDSFGESGTPDQLMEKYGLNEQAIVAAVEKVMSRRK; this is encoded by the coding sequence ATGAAAGATTTCCCGTACACCGAGAAGAAAGACACCCGCTCCGGCTTTGGCGCCGGCCTGCACGAGCTTGGCCAAACCAATCCCAACGTGGTAGCCCTGTGCGCCGACCTGATTGGCTCCCTTAAAATGGATGCCTTTGTGAAGGACTTTCCGGAGCGCTTCTTCCAGGTAGGTATTGCCGAGGCCAACATGATGGGCCTGGCGGCCGGCCTCACCATCGGTGGCAAAATTCCGTTCACGGGCACCTTCGCCAACTTCAGCACGGGCCGCGTATACGACCAGATTCGCCAGAGCATTGCTTACTCGGGCAAGAACGTGAAGATCTGCGCATCGCACGCGGGCCTTACCCTAGGTGAAGACGGCGCTACGCACCAGATTCTGGAAGACGTAGGCATGATGAAAATGCTGCCCGGCATGACGGTCATCAACCCTTGCGACTACAACCAAACCAAAGCCGCCACCCTGGCCATTGCCGACTACGAAGGCCCGGTGTACCTGCGCTTTGGCCGCCCGGTGGTGCCCAACTTTACGCCCGCCGACCAGAAGTTCGAAATCGGCAAAGCCCTGATGCTGAACGAAGGCACCGACGTGAGCATTTTCGCTACGGGCCACTTGGTATGGAAGGCTATCCTGGCCGGCCACCTGCTAGCCGAGAAGGGCATCAACGCCGAAATCATCAACATTCACACCATCAAGCCGCTTGATGAGGAAGCCGTGCTGCAGTCGGTGCGCAAAACCCGCTGCGTGGTAACAGCCGAAGAGCACCAAATGCACGGCGGCCTGGGCGACAGCATTGCCCAGCTGCTGGCCCGCGAGGAGCCCCTGCCCCTCGAAATGGTAGCCGTAAACGACTCGTTCGGCGAATCGGGCACGCCCGATCAGCTGATGGAGAAGTACGGCCTGAACGAGCAAGCCATTGTGGCGGCCGTTGAGAAGGTAATGAGCCGCCGGAAGTAA